From one Orcinus orca chromosome 10, mOrcOrc1.1, whole genome shotgun sequence genomic stretch:
- the EHMT2 gene encoding histone-lysine N-methyltransferase EHMT2 isoform X4, with translation MAAAAGAAAAAAAEGEAPAEMGALVLEKEPRGATERVHGSLGDTPRSEEILPKANPDSLETAGPSSPASVTVTVGDEGADTPVGATPLIGDEPENLEGDGDLHGGRILMGHATKSFPSSPSKGGACPSRAKMSMTGAGKSPPSVQSLAMRLLSMPGAQGATAAGPEPPPATASPEGQPKVHRARKTMSKPGNGQPPVPEKRPPEVQHFRMSDDVHSLGKVTSDVAKRRKLNSGGGLSEELGSARGSREVTLEKGDPGSLEEWETVVGDDFSLYYDSYSVDERVDSDSKSEVEALAEQLSEEEEEEEEEEEEEEEEEEEEEEEEEDEESGNQSDRSGSSGRRKAKKKWRKDSPWVKPSRKRRKREPPRAKEPRGVSNDTSSLETERGFEELPLCSCRMEAPKIDRISERAGHKCMATESVDGELSGCNAAILKRETMRPSSRVALMVLCETHRARMVKHHCCPGCGYFCTAGTFLECHPDFRVAHRFHKACVSQLNGMVFCPHCGEDASEAQEVTIPRGDGVTPPAGTAAPAPPPLAQDAPGRADTSQPSARMRGQGEPRRPPCDPLADTIDSSGPSLTLPNGGCLSAVGLPPGPGREALEKALVIQESERRKKLRFHPRQLYLSVKQGELQKVILMLLDNLDPNFQSDQQSKRTPLHAAAQKGSVEICHVLLQAGANINAVDKQQRTPLMEAVVNNHLEVARYMVQRGGCVYSKEEDGSTCLHHAAKIGNLEMVSLLLGTGQVDVNAQDSGGWTPIIWAAEHKHIEVIRMLLTRGADVTLTDNEENICLHWASFTGSAAIAEVLLNARCDLHAVNYHGDTPLHIAARESYHDCVLLFLSRGANPELRNKEGDTAWDLTPERSDVWFALQLNRKLRLGVGNRAIRTEKIICRDVARGYENVPIPCVNGVDGEPCPEDYKYISENCETSTMNIDRNITHLQHCTCVDDCSSSNCLCGQLSIRCWYDKDGRLLQEFNKIEPPLIFECNQACSCWRNCKNRVVQSGIKVRLQLYRTAKMGWGVRALQTIPQGTFICEYVGELISDAEADVREDDSYLFDLDNKDGEVYCIDARYYGNISRFINHLCDPNIIPVRVFMLHQDLRFPRIAFFSSRDIRAGEELGFDYGDRFWDIKSKYFTCQCGSEKCKHSAEAIALEQSRLARLDPHPELLPELGSLPPVNP, from the exons atggcggcggcggcgggagctGCAGCGGCGGCGGCCGCCGAG GGGGAGGCCCCCGCTGAGATGGGGGCGCTGGTGCTGGAGAAGGAGCCCAGAGGAGCCACCGAGAGAG TTCATGGCTCTTTGGGGGACACCCCTCGTAGTGAGGAGATCCTGCCCAAGGCCAACCCCGACTCCCTGGAGACTGCTGGTCCCTCATCCCCAGCCTCTGTCACGGTCACCGTCGGCGATGAGGGGGCTGACACACCTGTAGGGGCCACACCACTCATTGGGGATGAACCCGAGAATCTCGAGGGAGATGGGGACCTCCATGGGGGCCGCATCCTGATGG GCCATGCCACAAAGTCATTCCCGTCTTCCCCCAGTAAGGGGGGTGCTTGTCCCAGCCGAGCCAAGATGTCAATGACAGGGGCCGGAAAATCACCCCCATCAGTCCAGAGTTTGGCTATGAGGCTGCTGAGTATGCCGGGGGCCCAGGGGGCAACAGCAGCAGGGCCTGAACCCCCTCCGGCCACAGCCAGCCCGGAGGGGCAGCCCAAGGTCCATCGAGCCAGGAAAACCATGTCCAAACCAGGAAATGGACAG cccccagtcccTGAGAAGCGGCCCCCTGAAGTGCAGCATTTCCGCATGAGTGATGATGTGCACTCGCTGGGGAAGGTGACCTCAG atGTGGCCAAAAGGAGGAAGCTGAACTCAGGAGGTGGCCTG TCAGAGGAGTTGGGTTCTGCACGGGGTTCGAGAGAAGTGACCCTGGAGAAGGGGGACCCCGGGTCCCTGGAGGAGTGGGAAACGGTGGTGGGGGATGACTTCAGCCTCTACTACGATTCCTACTCTGTGGATGAGCGGGTGGACTCTGACAGCAAG TCTGAGGTCGAAGCTCTGGCTGAACAACtgagtgaggaagaggaagaggaggaggaggaagaggaggaggaggaagaggaggaggaggaagaggaagaggaggaggaagatgaagagTCAGGCAATCAGTCTGACAGG AGTGGTTCCAGCGGCCGGCGCAAAGCCAAAAAGAAATGGCGGAAGGACAGCCCGTGGGTGAAGCCATCACGGAAACGGCGGAAGCGGGAGCCTCCGAGGGCCAAGGAGCCACGAG GGGTGTCCAATGACACATCTTCGCTGGAGACAGAGCGTGGGTTTGAGGAGTTGCCCCTCTGCAGCTGCCGCATGGAGGCACCCAAGATAGACCGCATCAGCGAGAGAGCGGGGCACAAGTGCATGGCCACGGAGAGCGTGGATGGAGAG CTGTCGGGCTGCAACGCTGCAATCCTGAAGCGGGAGACCATGAGACCATCCAGCCGCGTGGCACTGATGGTGCTCTGTGAGACCCACCGTGCCCGCATGGTCAAACACCACTGCTGCCCAGGCTGTGGCTACTTCTGCACGGCG GGCACCTTCCTGGAGTGTCACCCCGACTTCCGAGTGGCCCACCGCTTCCACAAGGCCTGTGTGTCCCAGCTGAACGGGATGGTCTTCTGTCCCCACTGTGGGGAGGATGCATCTGAGGCCCAGGAGGTGACCATCCCCCGGGGGGATGGGGTGACCCCACCGGCTGGCactgcagcccctgcccccccgcccctgGCCCAGGATGCCCCTGGGAGAGCGGACACTTCCCAGCCCAG CGCCCGGATGCGAGGACAGGGGGAGCCCCGGCGTCCACCCTGCGACCCCCTGGCTGACACCATCGACAGCTCGGGGCCCTCCCTAACCCTGCCCAATGGGGGCTGCCTCTCAGCTGTGGGGCTGCCACCTGGCCCAGGCCGGGAGGCCCTGGAAAAGGCCCTGGTCATCCAGGAGTCAGAGAG GCGGAAGAAACTCCGTTTCCACCCCCGGCAGCTGTACCTGTCCGTGAAGCAGGGGGAGCTGCAGAAGGTGATCCTGATGCTGT TGGACAACCTGGACCCCAACTTCCAGAGCGACCAGCAGAGCAAGCGCACGCCCCTGCACGCGGCTGCCCAGAAGGGCTCTGTGGAGATCTGCCACGTACTGCTGCAG GCTGGGGCGAACATCAATGCTGTGGACAAGCAGCAGCGGACGCCGCTGATGGAGGCCGTGGTGAACAACCACCTGGAGGTGGCTCGCTACATGGTGCAGCGCGGGGGCTGCGTCTACAGCAAG GAGGAAGATGGCTCCACCTGCCTCCACCACGCAGCCAAAATTGGGAATCTGGAGATGGTCAGCCTGCTGCTCGGGACGGGACAGGTGGACGTCAACGCCCAG GACAGTGGGGGGTGGACGCCCATCATCTGGGCCGCAGAGCACAAGCACATCGAGGTGATCCGCATGCTGCTGACACGGGGTGCCGACGTCACCCTCACAGACAAT GAGGAGAACATCTGCCTGCACTGGGCCTCGTTCACTGGCAGCGCCGCCATCGCAGAGGTTCTCCTGAATGCCCGCTGCGACCTCCATGCTGTCAACTACCACGGGGACACGCCCCTACACATCGCAGCCCGGGAGAGCTACCACGACTGCGTGCT GTTGTTCCTGTCACGCGGGGCAAACCCTGAGCTGCGGAACAAGGAGGGGGACACGGCGTGGGACCTGACCCCCGAGCGCTCTGACGTGTGGTTTGCACTCCAGCTCAACCGCAAGCTGCGGCTCGGGGTGGGAAATCGGGCCATCCGCACTGAGAAGATCATCTGCCG GGACGTGGCTCGGGGCTATGAGAACGTGCCCATTCCCTGTGTCAACGGTGTGGACGGGGAGCCCTGCCCCGAGGATTACAAGTACATCTCGGAGAACTGCGAGACGTCCACCATGAACATCGACCGCAACATCACCCACCTACAG CACTGCACATGCGTGGATGACTGCTCCAGCTCCAACTGCCTGTGTGGCCAGCTCAGCATTCGCTGCTGGTATGACAAG GACGGGCGGCTGCTCCAGGAATTTAACAAGATCGAGCCCCCGCTGATTTTTGAGTGTAACCAGGCGTGCTCCTGCTGGAGAAACTGCAAGAACCGGGTAGTGCAGAGTGGCATCAA ggtGCGACTGCAGCTCTACCGCACAGCCAAGATGGGCTGGGGGGTCCGAGCCCTGCAGACCATTCCCCAGGGGACTTTCATTTGCGA GTATGTCGGCGAGCTGATCTCCGATGCTGAGGCTGATGTGAGAGAGGATGATTCTTACCTCTTCGACTTAGACAACAAG GATGGAGAGGTGTACTGCATCGACGCCCGTTACTACGGCAACATCAGCCGCTTCATCAACCACTTGTGTGACCCCAACATCATCCCCGTGCGTGTCTTCATGCTGCACCAAGACCTGCGATTTCCACGCATTGCCTTCTTCAGCTCCCGAGACATCCGGGCCGGGGAGGAGCTGGG GTTTGACTATGGTGACCGCTTCTGGGACATCAAAAGCAAATATTTCACCTGCCAGTGTGGCTCTGAGAAGTGCAAGCACTCAGCTGAGGCCATTGCCCTGGAGCAGAGCCGCCTGGCCCGCCTGGATCCCCACCCCGAGCTGCTGCCTGAGCTCGGCTCCCTGCCCCCCGTCAACCCCTGA
- the EHMT2 gene encoding histone-lysine N-methyltransferase EHMT2 isoform X5 yields the protein MARECVVAPLRLLLALLLAHVTRGGRAPARPPAQAAMAAAAGAAAAAAAEGEAPAEMGALVLEKEPRGATERVHGSLGDTPRSEEILPKANPDSLETAGPSSPASVTVTVGDEGADTPVGATPLIGDEPENLEGDGDLHGGRILMGHATKSFPSSPSKGGACPSRAKMSMTGAGKSPPSVQSLAMRLLSMPGAQGATAAGPEPPPATASPEGQPKVHRARKTMSKPGNGQPPVPEKRPPEVQHFRMSDDVHSLGKVTSDVAKRRKLNSGGGLSEELGSARGSREVTLEKGDPGSLEEWETVVGDDFSLYYDSYSVDERVDSDSKSEVEALAEQLSEEEEEEEEEEEEEEEEEEEEEEEEEDEESGNQSDRSGSSGRRKAKKKWRKDSPWVKPSRKRRKREPPRAKEPRGVNGVGSSGPSEYMEVPLGSLELPSEGTLSPNHAGVSNDTSSLETERGFEELPLCSCRMEAPKIDRISERAGHKCMATESVDGELSGCNAAILKRETMRPSSRVALMVLCETHRARMVKHHCCPGCGYFCTAGTFLECHPDFRVAHRFHKACVSQLNGMVFCPHCGEDASEAQEVTIPRGDGVTPPAGTAAPAPPPLAQDAPGRADTSQPSARMRGQGEPRRPPCDPLADTIDSSGPSLTLPNGGCLSAVGLPPGPGREALEKALVIQESERRKKLRFHPRQLYLSVKQGELQKVILMLLDNLDPNFQSDQQSKRTPLHAAAQKGSVEICHVLLQAGANINAVDKQQRTPLMEAVVNNHLEVARYMVQRGGCVYSKEEDGSTCLHHAAKIGNLEMVSLLLGTGQVDVNAQDSGGWTPIIWAAEHKHIEVIRMLLTRGADVTLTDNEENICLHWASFTGSAAIAEVLLNARCDLHAVNYHGDTPLHIAARESYHDCVLLFLSRGANPELRNKEGDTAWDLTPERSDVWFALQLNRKLRLGVGNRAIRTEKIICRDVARGYENVPIPCVNGVDGEPCPEDYKYISENCETSTMNIDRNITHLQHCTCVDDCSSSNCLCGQLSIRCWYDKDGRLLQEFNKIEPPLIFECNQACSCWRNCKNRVVQSGIKVRLQLYRTAKMGWGVRALQTIPQGTFICEYVGELISDAEADVREDDSYLFDLDNKDGEVYCIDARYYGNISRFINHLCDPNIIPVRVFMLHQDLRFPRIAFFSSRDIRAGEELGFDYGDRFWDIKSKYFTCQCGSEKCKHSAEAIALEQSRLARLDPHPELLPELGSLPPVNP from the exons ATGGCCAGAGAATGCGTAGTGGCTCCTTTAAGGCTCCTCCTAGCCCTCCTACTCGCCCACGTGACCCGGGGCGGCCGCGCGCCGGCTCGGCCCCCAGCGCAAGCGGcgatggcggcggcggcgggagctGCAGCGGCGGCGGCCGCCGAG GGGGAGGCCCCCGCTGAGATGGGGGCGCTGGTGCTGGAGAAGGAGCCCAGAGGAGCCACCGAGAGAG TTCATGGCTCTTTGGGGGACACCCCTCGTAGTGAGGAGATCCTGCCCAAGGCCAACCCCGACTCCCTGGAGACTGCTGGTCCCTCATCCCCAGCCTCTGTCACGGTCACCGTCGGCGATGAGGGGGCTGACACACCTGTAGGGGCCACACCACTCATTGGGGATGAACCCGAGAATCTCGAGGGAGATGGGGACCTCCATGGGGGCCGCATCCTGATGG GCCATGCCACAAAGTCATTCCCGTCTTCCCCCAGTAAGGGGGGTGCTTGTCCCAGCCGAGCCAAGATGTCAATGACAGGGGCCGGAAAATCACCCCCATCAGTCCAGAGTTTGGCTATGAGGCTGCTGAGTATGCCGGGGGCCCAGGGGGCAACAGCAGCAGGGCCTGAACCCCCTCCGGCCACAGCCAGCCCGGAGGGGCAGCCCAAGGTCCATCGAGCCAGGAAAACCATGTCCAAACCAGGAAATGGACAG cccccagtcccTGAGAAGCGGCCCCCTGAAGTGCAGCATTTCCGCATGAGTGATGATGTGCACTCGCTGGGGAAGGTGACCTCAG atGTGGCCAAAAGGAGGAAGCTGAACTCAGGAGGTGGCCTG TCAGAGGAGTTGGGTTCTGCACGGGGTTCGAGAGAAGTGACCCTGGAGAAGGGGGACCCCGGGTCCCTGGAGGAGTGGGAAACGGTGGTGGGGGATGACTTCAGCCTCTACTACGATTCCTACTCTGTGGATGAGCGGGTGGACTCTGACAGCAAG TCTGAGGTCGAAGCTCTGGCTGAACAACtgagtgaggaagaggaagaggaggaggaggaagaggaggaggaggaagaggaggaggaggaagaggaagaggaggaggaagatgaagagTCAGGCAATCAGTCTGACAGG AGTGGTTCCAGCGGCCGGCGCAAAGCCAAAAAGAAATGGCGGAAGGACAGCCCGTGGGTGAAGCCATCACGGAAACGGCGGAAGCGGGAGCCTCCGAGGGCCAAGGAGCCACGAG gAGTGAATGGTGTGGGCTCCTCAGGCCCCAGTGAGTACATGGAGGTCCCTCTGGGGTCCCTGGAGCTGCCCAGCGAGGGGACCCTCTCTCCCAACCACGCTG GGGTGTCCAATGACACATCTTCGCTGGAGACAGAGCGTGGGTTTGAGGAGTTGCCCCTCTGCAGCTGCCGCATGGAGGCACCCAAGATAGACCGCATCAGCGAGAGAGCGGGGCACAAGTGCATGGCCACGGAGAGCGTGGATGGAGAG CTGTCGGGCTGCAACGCTGCAATCCTGAAGCGGGAGACCATGAGACCATCCAGCCGCGTGGCACTGATGGTGCTCTGTGAGACCCACCGTGCCCGCATGGTCAAACACCACTGCTGCCCAGGCTGTGGCTACTTCTGCACGGCG GGCACCTTCCTGGAGTGTCACCCCGACTTCCGAGTGGCCCACCGCTTCCACAAGGCCTGTGTGTCCCAGCTGAACGGGATGGTCTTCTGTCCCCACTGTGGGGAGGATGCATCTGAGGCCCAGGAGGTGACCATCCCCCGGGGGGATGGGGTGACCCCACCGGCTGGCactgcagcccctgcccccccgcccctgGCCCAGGATGCCCCTGGGAGAGCGGACACTTCCCAGCCCAG CGCCCGGATGCGAGGACAGGGGGAGCCCCGGCGTCCACCCTGCGACCCCCTGGCTGACACCATCGACAGCTCGGGGCCCTCCCTAACCCTGCCCAATGGGGGCTGCCTCTCAGCTGTGGGGCTGCCACCTGGCCCAGGCCGGGAGGCCCTGGAAAAGGCCCTGGTCATCCAGGAGTCAGAGAG GCGGAAGAAACTCCGTTTCCACCCCCGGCAGCTGTACCTGTCCGTGAAGCAGGGGGAGCTGCAGAAGGTGATCCTGATGCTGT TGGACAACCTGGACCCCAACTTCCAGAGCGACCAGCAGAGCAAGCGCACGCCCCTGCACGCGGCTGCCCAGAAGGGCTCTGTGGAGATCTGCCACGTACTGCTGCAG GCTGGGGCGAACATCAATGCTGTGGACAAGCAGCAGCGGACGCCGCTGATGGAGGCCGTGGTGAACAACCACCTGGAGGTGGCTCGCTACATGGTGCAGCGCGGGGGCTGCGTCTACAGCAAG GAGGAAGATGGCTCCACCTGCCTCCACCACGCAGCCAAAATTGGGAATCTGGAGATGGTCAGCCTGCTGCTCGGGACGGGACAGGTGGACGTCAACGCCCAG GACAGTGGGGGGTGGACGCCCATCATCTGGGCCGCAGAGCACAAGCACATCGAGGTGATCCGCATGCTGCTGACACGGGGTGCCGACGTCACCCTCACAGACAAT GAGGAGAACATCTGCCTGCACTGGGCCTCGTTCACTGGCAGCGCCGCCATCGCAGAGGTTCTCCTGAATGCCCGCTGCGACCTCCATGCTGTCAACTACCACGGGGACACGCCCCTACACATCGCAGCCCGGGAGAGCTACCACGACTGCGTGCT GTTGTTCCTGTCACGCGGGGCAAACCCTGAGCTGCGGAACAAGGAGGGGGACACGGCGTGGGACCTGACCCCCGAGCGCTCTGACGTGTGGTTTGCACTCCAGCTCAACCGCAAGCTGCGGCTCGGGGTGGGAAATCGGGCCATCCGCACTGAGAAGATCATCTGCCG GGACGTGGCTCGGGGCTATGAGAACGTGCCCATTCCCTGTGTCAACGGTGTGGACGGGGAGCCCTGCCCCGAGGATTACAAGTACATCTCGGAGAACTGCGAGACGTCCACCATGAACATCGACCGCAACATCACCCACCTACAG CACTGCACATGCGTGGATGACTGCTCCAGCTCCAACTGCCTGTGTGGCCAGCTCAGCATTCGCTGCTGGTATGACAAG GACGGGCGGCTGCTCCAGGAATTTAACAAGATCGAGCCCCCGCTGATTTTTGAGTGTAACCAGGCGTGCTCCTGCTGGAGAAACTGCAAGAACCGGGTAGTGCAGAGTGGCATCAA ggtGCGACTGCAGCTCTACCGCACAGCCAAGATGGGCTGGGGGGTCCGAGCCCTGCAGACCATTCCCCAGGGGACTTTCATTTGCGA GTATGTCGGCGAGCTGATCTCCGATGCTGAGGCTGATGTGAGAGAGGATGATTCTTACCTCTTCGACTTAGACAACAAG GATGGAGAGGTGTACTGCATCGACGCCCGTTACTACGGCAACATCAGCCGCTTCATCAACCACTTGTGTGACCCCAACATCATCCCCGTGCGTGTCTTCATGCTGCACCAAGACCTGCGATTTCCACGCATTGCCTTCTTCAGCTCCCGAGACATCCGGGCCGGGGAGGAGCTGGG GTTTGACTATGGTGACCGCTTCTGGGACATCAAAAGCAAATATTTCACCTGCCAGTGTGGCTCTGAGAAGTGCAAGCACTCAGCTGAGGCCATTGCCCTGGAGCAGAGCCGCCTGGCCCGCCTGGATCCCCACCCCGAGCTGCTGCCTGAGCTCGGCTCCCTGCCCCCCGTCAACCCCTGA